Proteins found in one Anopheles aquasalis chromosome 3, idAnoAquaMG_Q_19, whole genome shotgun sequence genomic segment:
- the LOC126575591 gene encoding N6-adenosine-methyltransferase MT-A70-like protein isoform X2: protein MSSWEEIQAVKVKRNSLREKLEKRKKERQDLLLGNSSPAGSGGVVSLIKLESGGGLGDDKDIDAEVEKCLVKVLADPSLILPTNSTQITERVESMMQKTAPLRDSVAYYLHKLASQNLINIKEVSIGGTVGYEVISAEHTRIQALHDDLGLSHVPMAALGDRESIGKRKALDGDEDELLLKGSGSSKLARSAGGLKEEGHRGKGASAADSSSSSSSSSSSAAAASVACQASDIMSLLSLPSTREKQHKKVGEEILELLSKPTAKERSLAEKFKSQGGAQVMEFCPHGTRIECMRSLDAANEAAAAAAASAAKERSDSDGGDERGGRTDGETGTKPDSNSDNQSDRGSRSKNGADRGSDTRDVKKELTTDPGTDAMSPNSNSNSSSSGAAPEPDSKQQTAANKYRCNKLHFKKIIQNHTDETLGDCSFLNTCFHMDTCKYVHYQVDTYQTVGQTGPGGALAGALAKPDGKSKAKVKPKTLDSAIVGGAAVGGGGAAAAAGVGAKRSPITNEPCATLYPPQWIQCDLRFLDMTVLGKFAVVMADPPWDIHMELPYGTMSDDEMRQLGVPALQDDGLIFLWVTGRAMELGRECLKLWGYERVDELIWVKTNQLQRIIRTGRTGHWLNHGKEHCLVGMKGNPPNLNRGLDCDVIVAEVRATSHKPDEIYGIIERLSPGTRKIELFGRPHNVQPNWITLGNQLDGIQIVDPELISSFRNRYPDGNCMTPGKNP from the exons ATGTCGTCCTGGGAGGAAATTCaggcggtgaaggtgaagcggAACAGCTTGCGGGAGAAGCTggaaaagcgcaaaaaggAGCGGCAAGATCTGCTGCTCGGTAACAGCAGCCCCGCCGGTTCCGGCGGCGTAGTCAGCTTGATCAAGCTAGAATCTGGCGGTGGTCTGGGCGATGACAAGG aTATCGATGCCGAGGTGGAGAAATGCCTTGTGAAGGTGCTGGCCGACCCGAGCCTTATACTGCCGACAAACTCGACGCAGATCACGGAACGGGTGGAGAGTATGATGCAGAAGACAGCACCGCTGCGCGACTCCGTCGCCTACTACCTGCACAAGCTGGCCAGCCAGAATCTGATCAACATCAAGGAGGTCAGCATCGGTGGTACGGTTGGGTACGAGGTGATTTCGGCCGAGCACACCCGCATCCAGGCCCTGCACGATGATCTCGGTCTCAGTCACGTCCCGATGGCCGCTCTGGGCGACCGAGAATCcatcggaaaacggaaagcgcTGGACGGCGATGaagacgagctgctgctgaaaggtAGTGGCAGCAGTAAGCTGGCCCGTAGTGCCGGTGGTCTAAAGGAAGAGGGCCATAGGGGAAAGGGAGCCAGTGCGGCGGActcctcttcttcatcctcgtcgtcgtcgtcgtcggcggcggcagcatcgGTTGCCTGTCAAGCTTCCGACATTATGTCGTTGCTATCGTTACCTTCTACACGCgagaagcagcacaaaaaagtAGGCGAAGAGATCCTGGAGCTGCTATCGAAGCCAACTGCCAAGGAGCGTTCGCTGGcggaaaaattcaaatcccaAGGAGGTGCCCAAGTGATGGAATTTTGTCCGCATGGCACTCGTATCGAGTGTATGCGTTCGCTGGATGCTGCAAACGAGGCAgctgcggctgccgctgcatcCGCTGCCAAGGAACGGTCCgacagcgatggtggtgatgagcgGGGCGGTCGGACTGATGGTGAGACCGGTACGAAACcggacagcaacagcgacaatCAATCGGATAGGGGCTCGCGGAGTAAAAATGGCGCCGATCGAGGGTCTGATACAAGGGATGTGAAGAAGGAACTGACAACGGATCCGGGAACGGACGCGATGTcgccaaacagcaacagcaacagcagcagtagtggtgcggcaccggaaccggacagCAAACAACAGACGGCGGCCAACAAGTATCGGTGCAACAAGCTCCACTTCAAGAAGATCATCCAGAACCACACGGACGAGACGCTCGGTGATTGTAGCTTCCTCAACACGTGCTTCCACATGGACACGTGCAAGTATGTGCACTACCAGGTCGATACGTACCAGACAGTGGGACAGACAGGGCCGGGCGGTGCCCTGGCCGGTGCGCTTGCCAAACCCGATGGCAAGAGCAAGGCAAAGGTAAAGCCGAAAACGTTAGACAGTGCGATAGTCGGTGGCGctgcagttggtggtggtggtgcagcggctgcagcgggAGTCGGTGCAAAGCGATCACCGATCACGAACGAACCGTGCGCTACCCTCTACCCACCGCAGTGGATTCAGTGTGATCTGCGGTTTCTCGATATGACGGTGCTGGGGAAGTTTGCGGTCGTAATGGCCGATCCACCGTGGGATATCCATATGGAGCTACCGTACGGTACGATGTCGGACGATGAGATGCGCCAGCTGGGCGTTCCGGCGCTACAGGACGATGGATTAATCTTCCTTTGGGTGACGGGACGGGCGATGGAGTTGGGCCGTGAGTGTCTGAAGCTGTGGGGCTACGAACGGGTCGATGAGTTGATTTGGGTGAAGACGAATCAGCTGCAGCGCATCATACGAACGGGGCGCACCGGACACTGGTTGAATCATGGGAAGGAGCACTGTCTGGTGGGGATGAAGGGTAATCCGCCTAATCTGAACCGAGGGCTCGATTGTGATGTGATTGTAGCGGAGGTTCGTGCTACTAGCCACAAACCGGACGAAATCTACGGTATCATCGAACGGTTAAGCCCGGGTACGCGCAAGATCGAGCTGTTCGGTCGACCGCATAATGTGCAGCCTAACTG GATCACACTGGGAAACCAGCTCGACGGTATACAAATCGTGGACCCGGAGCTGATTAGCTCGTTCCGTAACCGCTATCCAGATGGTAATTGCATGACGCCTGGTAAGAATCCTTAG
- the LOC126575591 gene encoding N6-adenosine-methyltransferase MT-A70-like protein isoform X1 — protein MSSWEEIQAVKVKRNSLREKLEKRKKERQDLLLGNSSPAGSGGVVSLIKLESGGGLGDDKGNKLLLTTIKQDQGTGSADIDAEVEKCLVKVLADPSLILPTNSTQITERVESMMQKTAPLRDSVAYYLHKLASQNLINIKEVSIGGTVGYEVISAEHTRIQALHDDLGLSHVPMAALGDRESIGKRKALDGDEDELLLKGSGSSKLARSAGGLKEEGHRGKGASAADSSSSSSSSSSSAAAASVACQASDIMSLLSLPSTREKQHKKVGEEILELLSKPTAKERSLAEKFKSQGGAQVMEFCPHGTRIECMRSLDAANEAAAAAAASAAKERSDSDGGDERGGRTDGETGTKPDSNSDNQSDRGSRSKNGADRGSDTRDVKKELTTDPGTDAMSPNSNSNSSSSGAAPEPDSKQQTAANKYRCNKLHFKKIIQNHTDETLGDCSFLNTCFHMDTCKYVHYQVDTYQTVGQTGPGGALAGALAKPDGKSKAKVKPKTLDSAIVGGAAVGGGGAAAAAGVGAKRSPITNEPCATLYPPQWIQCDLRFLDMTVLGKFAVVMADPPWDIHMELPYGTMSDDEMRQLGVPALQDDGLIFLWVTGRAMELGRECLKLWGYERVDELIWVKTNQLQRIIRTGRTGHWLNHGKEHCLVGMKGNPPNLNRGLDCDVIVAEVRATSHKPDEIYGIIERLSPGTRKIELFGRPHNVQPNWITLGNQLDGIQIVDPELISSFRNRYPDGNCMTPGKNP, from the exons ATGTCGTCCTGGGAGGAAATTCaggcggtgaaggtgaagcggAACAGCTTGCGGGAGAAGCTggaaaagcgcaaaaaggAGCGGCAAGATCTGCTGCTCGGTAACAGCAGCCCCGCCGGTTCCGGCGGCGTAGTCAGCTTGATCAAGCTAGAATCTGGCGGTGGTCTGGGCGATGACAAGGGTAACAAACTTCTTCTAACAACAATCAAACAGGACCAAGGAACCGGGAGTGCGG aTATCGATGCCGAGGTGGAGAAATGCCTTGTGAAGGTGCTGGCCGACCCGAGCCTTATACTGCCGACAAACTCGACGCAGATCACGGAACGGGTGGAGAGTATGATGCAGAAGACAGCACCGCTGCGCGACTCCGTCGCCTACTACCTGCACAAGCTGGCCAGCCAGAATCTGATCAACATCAAGGAGGTCAGCATCGGTGGTACGGTTGGGTACGAGGTGATTTCGGCCGAGCACACCCGCATCCAGGCCCTGCACGATGATCTCGGTCTCAGTCACGTCCCGATGGCCGCTCTGGGCGACCGAGAATCcatcggaaaacggaaagcgcTGGACGGCGATGaagacgagctgctgctgaaaggtAGTGGCAGCAGTAAGCTGGCCCGTAGTGCCGGTGGTCTAAAGGAAGAGGGCCATAGGGGAAAGGGAGCCAGTGCGGCGGActcctcttcttcatcctcgtcgtcgtcgtcgtcggcggcggcagcatcgGTTGCCTGTCAAGCTTCCGACATTATGTCGTTGCTATCGTTACCTTCTACACGCgagaagcagcacaaaaaagtAGGCGAAGAGATCCTGGAGCTGCTATCGAAGCCAACTGCCAAGGAGCGTTCGCTGGcggaaaaattcaaatcccaAGGAGGTGCCCAAGTGATGGAATTTTGTCCGCATGGCACTCGTATCGAGTGTATGCGTTCGCTGGATGCTGCAAACGAGGCAgctgcggctgccgctgcatcCGCTGCCAAGGAACGGTCCgacagcgatggtggtgatgagcgGGGCGGTCGGACTGATGGTGAGACCGGTACGAAACcggacagcaacagcgacaatCAATCGGATAGGGGCTCGCGGAGTAAAAATGGCGCCGATCGAGGGTCTGATACAAGGGATGTGAAGAAGGAACTGACAACGGATCCGGGAACGGACGCGATGTcgccaaacagcaacagcaacagcagcagtagtggtgcggcaccggaaccggacagCAAACAACAGACGGCGGCCAACAAGTATCGGTGCAACAAGCTCCACTTCAAGAAGATCATCCAGAACCACACGGACGAGACGCTCGGTGATTGTAGCTTCCTCAACACGTGCTTCCACATGGACACGTGCAAGTATGTGCACTACCAGGTCGATACGTACCAGACAGTGGGACAGACAGGGCCGGGCGGTGCCCTGGCCGGTGCGCTTGCCAAACCCGATGGCAAGAGCAAGGCAAAGGTAAAGCCGAAAACGTTAGACAGTGCGATAGTCGGTGGCGctgcagttggtggtggtggtgcagcggctgcagcgggAGTCGGTGCAAAGCGATCACCGATCACGAACGAACCGTGCGCTACCCTCTACCCACCGCAGTGGATTCAGTGTGATCTGCGGTTTCTCGATATGACGGTGCTGGGGAAGTTTGCGGTCGTAATGGCCGATCCACCGTGGGATATCCATATGGAGCTACCGTACGGTACGATGTCGGACGATGAGATGCGCCAGCTGGGCGTTCCGGCGCTACAGGACGATGGATTAATCTTCCTTTGGGTGACGGGACGGGCGATGGAGTTGGGCCGTGAGTGTCTGAAGCTGTGGGGCTACGAACGGGTCGATGAGTTGATTTGGGTGAAGACGAATCAGCTGCAGCGCATCATACGAACGGGGCGCACCGGACACTGGTTGAATCATGGGAAGGAGCACTGTCTGGTGGGGATGAAGGGTAATCCGCCTAATCTGAACCGAGGGCTCGATTGTGATGTGATTGTAGCGGAGGTTCGTGCTACTAGCCACAAACCGGACGAAATCTACGGTATCATCGAACGGTTAAGCCCGGGTACGCGCAAGATCGAGCTGTTCGGTCGACCGCATAATGTGCAGCCTAACTG GATCACACTGGGAAACCAGCTCGACGGTATACAAATCGTGGACCCGGAGCTGATTAGCTCGTTCCGTAACCGCTATCCAGATGGTAATTGCATGACGCCTGGTAAGAATCCTTAG
- the LOC126578676 gene encoding mitochondrial intermediate peptidase produces MLRRTNRISAILSSVRYHHHRRGVSTWSPLTTAFNTRPEKRINFTRNEVGLFGVPELTSYEGFYALKEKAIFKTDDLIEEATSATRTRKMVTIFDELSDTLCKVADLAEFIRLAHPVPNFCHAAEDACISISGIVEKLNTHKPLYRALKAVVEGGDRMETTDVDKHVASLFLFDFEQCGIHLKESDRQRVVYLNDCILQLGQRFMAGAVHPRSISKNVLPEAIRHFFSADGDNILVSGLYADSANSMAREAAYRLFLYPDAQQEHLLSELLKARLQLATVCGFPTYAHRALKASTMETPEMVSEFLQTLNEQLRPRAEKDFAVMRKMKAAECGSNMPLAAWDTPYFTSSLKRTYLQASASEYSPYFSLGACMEGLNLLMNSLYGITLQNTEMAPGESWSHDIYKLAVTHETEGLLGYIYCDLFERQGKPNQDCHFTIQGGKVMDGDRYQNPIVVVMLNLAQPRWSGPTLLTPSMVDNLFHEMGHAMHSMLARTEYQHVTGTRCSTDFAEVPSVLMEYFASDPRVLRSFAKHFQTQEPMPEAMLERLCASKNVFAASETQLQVFYSALDQIYHGPASEWRENDASTTETLKKVQQQYYGLPYVENTAWQLRFSHLVGYGAKYYSYLISRAIASWIWQTYFERDPFSRTQGEKYRRGCLAYGGGIPSRLLVSNFLGREVTATNLTNSLINEIDTFSERLQPPPGSSLR; encoded by the exons ATGTTACGCAGGACGAACCGGATCTCGGCCATCCTTTCGTCCgtccggtaccaccaccaccggagaggAGTCAGCACCTGGTCACCGTTAACGACGGCGTTCAACACACGGCCCGAAAAGCGGATCAACTTCACGCGTAACGAAGTG GGTTTGTTTGGCGTGCCCGAGCTCACGTCCTATGAAGGATTCTATGCGCTCAAGGAGAAAGCAATCTTCAAAACGGATGATCTGATCGAGGAAGCGACATCCGCTACGCGGACACGGAAGATGGTCACCATCTTCGACGAGCTATCCGATACGCTGTGTAAGGTGGCCGATCTGGCCGAATTTATCCGGTTGGCCCATCCGGTACCGAACTTTTGCCATGCGGCCGAGGACGCCTGCATCTCGATTAGCGGTATCGTGGAGAAGCTGAACACCCACAAACCGCTGTACCGTGCGTTGAAAGCGGTCGTGGAGGGAGGTGACCGGATGGAGACGACCGACGTCGACAAACATGTGGCCAGTCTGTTTCTGTTCGATTTCGAACAGTGTGGTATCCACCTGAAGGAATCCGACCGGCAGCGGGTGGTGTATCTGAATGATTGCATTCTGCAGCTTGGCCAACGGTTCATGGCCGGTGCGGTACACCCGCGAAGCATCTCCAAGAATGTGCTTCCCGAAGCCATCAGACACTT CTTCTCCGCGGACGGTGATAACATTCTTGTGTCGGGATTGTACGCCGATTCGGCCAACAGTATGGCCCGTGAAGCCGCCTATCGGCTGTTCCTGTATCCGGATGCGCAGCAGGAGCATCTACTGTCGGAGCTGCTGAAGGCACGGTTGCAGCTAGCGACGGTTTGCGGCTTCCCTACGTACGCTCACCGTGCCCTGAAGGCCAGCACGATGGAAACACCGGAGATGGTGAGCGAGTTCCTGCAGACACTCAACGAACAGCTCCGTCCACGGGCCGAGAAGGATTTCGCTGTGATGCGCAAAATGAAGGCCGCGGAGTGTGGGTCCAACATGCCACTGGCAGCCTGGGACACACCGTACTTTACCTCTTCACTCAAGCGCACCTACCTGCAGGCCAGTGCTTCGGAGTACTCGCCGTACTTTAGCCTTGGCGCTTGTATGGAGGGGTTGAACTTGCTGATGAACTCACTGTACGGGATTACGCTGCAGAACACGGAAATGGCACCGGGTGAATCGTGGTCGCACGATATCTACAAGCTCGCGGTCACACACGAGACGGAAGGGCTGCTCGGGTACATCTATTGCGATCTGTTCGAGCGGCAAGGCAAACCGAACCAAGATTGCCACTTTACGATACAGGGCGGAAAGGTGATGGACGGTGATCGATACCAGAATccgatcgtggtggtgatgctgaacCTTGCGCAACCACGCTGGTCCGGTCCGACGTTGCTCACTCCGTCCATGGTGGACAATCTGTTCCACGAGATGGGTCATGCTATGCACTCGATGCTGGCGCGTACCGAGTACCAGCACGTTACCGGTACCCGTTGTAGTACGGACTTTGCCGAGGTACCGTCGGTGCTGATGGAATACTTTGCCAGCGATCCACGCGTACTGCGATCGTTCGCAAAACACTTCCAAACGCAGGAACCCATGCCTGAGGCGATGCTTGAACGGTTGTGCGCCTCGAAGAACGTGTTCGCGGCAAGTGAAACTCAGCTGCAAGTGTTCTATTCGGCGCTCGATCAAATCTACCACGGACCGGCCAGTGAATGGAGGGAGAATGACGCGAGCACCACCGAGACGCTGAAGAAAGTACAGCAACAGTACTATGGGCTACCGTACGTGGAGAACACGGCCTGGCAGTTGCGGTTTTCCCATCTCGTCGGTTACGGTGCCAAGTACTACTCGTATCTGATTTCGCGCGCCATCGCATCGTGGATCTGGCAGACGTACTTCGAGCGTGATCCGTTTAGCCGCACGCAGGGTGAAAAGTATCGGCGCGGTTGCCTGGCGTACGGTGGCGGTATTCCGAGCCGCCTGCTCGTTTCGAACTTCCTGGGGCGCGAGGTGACCGCCACCAACTTGACCAACAGTTTGATCAATGAAATCGATACGTTTAGCGAACGGTTGCAGCCGCCTCCCGGTAGCAGTCTACGTTGA
- the LOC126575591 gene encoding N6-adenosine-methyltransferase MT-A70-like protein isoform X3, with protein MMQKTAPLRDSVAYYLHKLASQNLINIKEVSIGGTVGYEVISAEHTRIQALHDDLGLSHVPMAALGDRESIGKRKALDGDEDELLLKGSGSSKLARSAGGLKEEGHRGKGASAADSSSSSSSSSSSAAAASVACQASDIMSLLSLPSTREKQHKKVGEEILELLSKPTAKERSLAEKFKSQGGAQVMEFCPHGTRIECMRSLDAANEAAAAAAASAAKERSDSDGGDERGGRTDGETGTKPDSNSDNQSDRGSRSKNGADRGSDTRDVKKELTTDPGTDAMSPNSNSNSSSSGAAPEPDSKQQTAANKYRCNKLHFKKIIQNHTDETLGDCSFLNTCFHMDTCKYVHYQVDTYQTVGQTGPGGALAGALAKPDGKSKAKVKPKTLDSAIVGGAAVGGGGAAAAAGVGAKRSPITNEPCATLYPPQWIQCDLRFLDMTVLGKFAVVMADPPWDIHMELPYGTMSDDEMRQLGVPALQDDGLIFLWVTGRAMELGRECLKLWGYERVDELIWVKTNQLQRIIRTGRTGHWLNHGKEHCLVGMKGNPPNLNRGLDCDVIVAEVRATSHKPDEIYGIIERLSPGTRKIELFGRPHNVQPNWITLGNQLDGIQIVDPELISSFRNRYPDGNCMTPGKNP; from the exons ATGATGCAGAAGACAGCACCGCTGCGCGACTCCGTCGCCTACTACCTGCACAAGCTGGCCAGCCAGAATCTGATCAACATCAAGGAGGTCAGCATCGGTGGTACGGTTGGGTACGAGGTGATTTCGGCCGAGCACACCCGCATCCAGGCCCTGCACGATGATCTCGGTCTCAGTCACGTCCCGATGGCCGCTCTGGGCGACCGAGAATCcatcggaaaacggaaagcgcTGGACGGCGATGaagacgagctgctgctgaaaggtAGTGGCAGCAGTAAGCTGGCCCGTAGTGCCGGTGGTCTAAAGGAAGAGGGCCATAGGGGAAAGGGAGCCAGTGCGGCGGActcctcttcttcatcctcgtcgtcgtcgtcgtcggcggcggcagcatcgGTTGCCTGTCAAGCTTCCGACATTATGTCGTTGCTATCGTTACCTTCTACACGCgagaagcagcacaaaaaagtAGGCGAAGAGATCCTGGAGCTGCTATCGAAGCCAACTGCCAAGGAGCGTTCGCTGGcggaaaaattcaaatcccaAGGAGGTGCCCAAGTGATGGAATTTTGTCCGCATGGCACTCGTATCGAGTGTATGCGTTCGCTGGATGCTGCAAACGAGGCAgctgcggctgccgctgcatcCGCTGCCAAGGAACGGTCCgacagcgatggtggtgatgagcgGGGCGGTCGGACTGATGGTGAGACCGGTACGAAACcggacagcaacagcgacaatCAATCGGATAGGGGCTCGCGGAGTAAAAATGGCGCCGATCGAGGGTCTGATACAAGGGATGTGAAGAAGGAACTGACAACGGATCCGGGAACGGACGCGATGTcgccaaacagcaacagcaacagcagcagtagtggtgcggcaccggaaccggacagCAAACAACAGACGGCGGCCAACAAGTATCGGTGCAACAAGCTCCACTTCAAGAAGATCATCCAGAACCACACGGACGAGACGCTCGGTGATTGTAGCTTCCTCAACACGTGCTTCCACATGGACACGTGCAAGTATGTGCACTACCAGGTCGATACGTACCAGACAGTGGGACAGACAGGGCCGGGCGGTGCCCTGGCCGGTGCGCTTGCCAAACCCGATGGCAAGAGCAAGGCAAAGGTAAAGCCGAAAACGTTAGACAGTGCGATAGTCGGTGGCGctgcagttggtggtggtggtgcagcggctgcagcgggAGTCGGTGCAAAGCGATCACCGATCACGAACGAACCGTGCGCTACCCTCTACCCACCGCAGTGGATTCAGTGTGATCTGCGGTTTCTCGATATGACGGTGCTGGGGAAGTTTGCGGTCGTAATGGCCGATCCACCGTGGGATATCCATATGGAGCTACCGTACGGTACGATGTCGGACGATGAGATGCGCCAGCTGGGCGTTCCGGCGCTACAGGACGATGGATTAATCTTCCTTTGGGTGACGGGACGGGCGATGGAGTTGGGCCGTGAGTGTCTGAAGCTGTGGGGCTACGAACGGGTCGATGAGTTGATTTGGGTGAAGACGAATCAGCTGCAGCGCATCATACGAACGGGGCGCACCGGACACTGGTTGAATCATGGGAAGGAGCACTGTCTGGTGGGGATGAAGGGTAATCCGCCTAATCTGAACCGAGGGCTCGATTGTGATGTGATTGTAGCGGAGGTTCGTGCTACTAGCCACAAACCGGACGAAATCTACGGTATCATCGAACGGTTAAGCCCGGGTACGCGCAAGATCGAGCTGTTCGGTCGACCGCATAATGTGCAGCCTAACTG GATCACACTGGGAAACCAGCTCGACGGTATACAAATCGTGGACCCGGAGCTGATTAGCTCGTTCCGTAACCGCTATCCAGATGGTAATTGCATGACGCCTGGTAAGAATCCTTAG
- the LOC126578677 gene encoding activin receptor type-1 yields the protein MALARLLLLFVLTLNICKGDFDGKLLDETDDTDMEIELAHVNRNVPAPNSIIPHQRYKCLSCEPPDCTTVHSHHCQSAIQCWKSRTRDQEGNENVQRGCTTEHDQLPLYCNQNQKTKNGNNSGGPKKRHVNSSGTYNIECCTGDYCNDGEFPELPSLNVPETEEHDPFAGRIAIAVLVPFGSILAITAAAVFCLRRAHAKRVNATRTKYDPETYYTNDDVLRATSAGDSTLREYLQHSVTSGSGSGLPLLIQRTLAKQVSLCECIGRGRYGEVWRGIWHGESVAVKIFFSRDEDSWKRETEIYGTVLLRHENILGYVGSDMTSRNSCTQLWLITHYFPQGSLYDFLNRTAITTHQMITICLSIANGLVHLHTEIFGTEGKPAIAHRDLKTKNILIRANGTCVIADFGLAVMHSQTTNKIDIGSTARVGTKRYMAPEVLDESINMECFDALRKADIYAIGLIFWEVCRRTISCGIAEEYKVPYYDYVSSDPSFEEMRKVVCVDNYRPSVQNRWTSDQILAGMSKLMRECWHTNSNVRLPALRIKKTLLKLASSDETLKINPDGDFIV from the exons ATGGCGTTAGCACGGCTGCTCCTGCTTTTCGTTCTTACGCTAAATATCTGCAAAG GTGATTTCGATGGCAAGCTGCTGGACGAAACGGACGATACGGATATGGAGATCGAGCTGGCGCACGTGAACCGTAACGTGCCAGCACCGAATTCCATCATACCACATCAGCG GTACAAGTGCCTTTCCTGTGAACCTCCAGATTGCACTACGGTCCACTCGCACCACTGCCAGAGTGCGATCCAGTGCTGGAAGTCGAGGACGCGTGATCAGGAAGGTAACGAGAACGTACAGCGCGGTTGCACGACCGAACACGACCAGCTGCCACTGTACTGTAATCAGAATCAGAAGACCAAGAACGGAAACAACAGCGGTGGACCGAAGAAACGGCATGTGAACTCCTCTGGCACGTATAACATCGAGTGCTGCACGGGAGATTACTGTAACGATGGGGAGTTTCCGGAGTTGCCATCACTAAACG TCCCCGAAACCGAAGAGCACGATCCGTTCGCAGGCCGGATAGCTATTGCCGTGCTTGTACCGTTCGGATCGATCTTGGCCATTACCGCCGCTGCCGTGTTTTGCTTACGGCGTGCACATGCAAAGCGTGTGAATGCAACCCGCACCAAGTACGATCCGGAAACTTACTACACCAACGATGATGTGCTGCGTGCTACGAGTGCTGGTGATAGTACGTTGAGG GAATATCTACAACATTCGGTAACGTCGGGCTCCGGCAGTGGTCTCCCGCTGCTCATACAGCGCACGCTGGCCAAACAGGTTTCACTCTGCGAGTGCATTGGCCGTGGTCGGTATGGTGAGGTTTGGCGTGGCATCTGGCACGGGGAAAGTGTTGCAGTTAAGATTTTCTTTAGTCGCGACGAAGACTCCTGGAAGCGAGAGACGGAGATTTATGG CACCGTCCTGTTGCGGCATGAAAACATTCTCGGATACGTCGGCTCGGATATGACGTCGAGAAATTCCTGCACGCAGCTGTGGCTCATTACGCACTACTTTCCGCAGGGTTCTTTGTACGATTTCTTGAACcgcaccgccatcaccacgcaCCAGATGATCACGATTTGCCTGTCGATTGCCAATGGGTTGGTACATCTGCATACGGAGATCTTCGGAACTGAG GGTAAACCGGCCATCGCACATCGTGATCTGAAAACGAAGAATATTCTCATCAGAGCGAATGGTACGTGTGTGATCGCGGACTTTGGATTGGCCGTGATGCACAGCCAGACGACGAACAAAATCGACATCGGTAGTACGGCGCGCGTCGGAACGAAACGTTACATGGCACCGGAAGTGCTGGATGAAAG CATCAACATGGAGTGTTTCGACGCGCTGCGTAAGGCCGATATCTACGCGATTGGGTTGATCTTCTGGGAGGTGTGCCGCCGCACGATATCCTGTGGCATTGCGGAGGAGTACAAGGTGCCGTATTACGATTACGTGTCGTCCGATCCCAGCTTTGAGGAGATGCGGAAGGTGGTGTGTGTGGACAACTATCGACCGTCGGTACAGAACCGTTGGACCTCCGATCAG ATTCTCGCCGGGATGTCCAAGTTGATGCGCGAATGTTGGCACACGAACTCGAACGTACGGCTACCGGCGTTGCGCATCAAAAAGACGCTGCTCAAGTTGGCCAGTTCGGATGAAACGCTTAAAATCAATCCAGACGGTGACTTTATCGTGTGA